From Fusarium oxysporum f. sp. lycopersici 4287 chromosome 10, whole genome shotgun sequence:
TGGTGTTTGCTCAGCGGCCTTCATAACGATGGTGTTACCGCATGCTAGCGCAGGACCGATCTTCCAGGCGGCCATGGCGAGAGGGTAGTTCCAGGGGATGATCTGGGCGACTACACCGAGGGGTTGGCGGAGAGTGTATGCGAGCTTGTTGGGGTTGGCGGTGATGGTTTGTCCCGTGATCTTGTCGGCCCAGCCGGCGTAGTAGCGGATAGTGTTGATGACCTCGACAACGTCGCCGCCCTCAGCATCGGCGTAAATCTTACCTGCCATTGTGTCAGTGATTCGTAAATCAAGCATTTGGTAGTGCTATCTTACCATTGTCCCAGGCCTCAGAGGTAGCGAACATCTGTGTGCGCTCCTCAATGTAGTCGGCGAGCTTGTTCATAAGAGCGCCTCGCTGAGGAGGgggcatcttcttccatgaGGGTGCATGGAAAGCGGCATGGGCGGCCTTCACAGCCTTATCTACATCGTCGGCACTGGCTGCGTGAACTGTGGCGATTTCCTTCTCGGTGCTGGGAGGATATCATATTAGCTTGAGTTTCGAAGACTGTAGAGAAGCCTACTCACGCAGGGTCGATGGATGTAATCTTTTGCTTCGATGAGCCAGGAACAAactcgttgttgatgaagaggccgGTCGGCTGCGTATACTTGACGCCGTTGGGGGCCTCGAGGTTCACGAACAAGTCCGACATGTTGCTGAAGCGTTTCTGTGTAGTTGTGATAGATCGGCCAAGAGGAGATAATGAGAGTCGATACAGCGATTGTGTTGAGGGTCGAGATAGAGAAGGATACACTGAACGACAGAAACCAACGAGTGGAAGTCTCGATGCAAGGGCAGCGCCCATCTTCTTATAGCTCCTCAGAGACATGGCTGGAGACTGGAGGCTTGAGAGGGGTAGCTCGGGATCCAATCCAACCCAACACCACCAACTTGAGTCTAGCTAGGTAAGTATGTACTGTATCTGTTTCTCAACTGTATCACCTGCATCCCCCACAGTCAATGGCCTCGAGAGTTACTCTCTTGAGCAATTGATAAGCTTCAGAAGCTCTGGCAAATGTGCAATCCTTTGCCTCGTTTCGGTAAAGGTCATCTACGCCGCCGGCGGATGATTGAGGGGCCGGCAATTGGAGCTGTGGTTCAACGTCATGAAACCGCTTAGACCTTACTGATTGAGTTTAGTTGGACTGTTGCCCAGATCAGGTAAAAAGACACGAAGCGAGGCGAGGCGAGCCAGCCTAGCCAGCTTGGCGATCATGACAGCTCTTATCGATAGCAGCTACCGAGGTTGGGGATTATAaaaagtcaattgacttggTGGTGAGCTCTCTCTGGTTGTGATGCGCCTGGATGTTATAAGCGCTTCTCTGGTGATGTAGGGTTGGCTTACTTCACTACCTTATTCTGCCATTTGAACTAGCCGTCAAAAGATCCTCTTTGTTGCTGAGAGTATCGGTTCGTACAGTGTCTTCTCGCCAATTCATGGACCGGCATCATTCCCGGACCGCATAACTCACCGCATATGGTATAGTGGCCAAGATGTCGAACAGTTGTCCTGGAGAGGATCATGCCCCACAAGGCTGCCTGtcaagttgaagctgggATGGATGTTAATCGAGAGGATCTTCACGTCGGTCTCAGCGATATATCAAAAAGACTGTTTGTTTTGTAGGGATAAATTCCTTTCCGAAAAGACGTATTAACATATCACCTCATCCTGTTGATTCCAACACCATCTTACCAATGTCGACTTTAgccgccatcatcatcgaatCCAAAGTCTCCGATCAAAGTCTCCGACATGTGAGATCAGATTCTGATCATTGAAGAGCTTATTTATCAGAAACTACCCCTCTTAAGGTCAGTTCCAAGATGATCTCCAACCAACCCCTCTGTCGCTTCGTCAGCAGAAAAGCTTGGCCCTCCCATACCAACAGAGCCGCTTGGATATGGCCTCATATCAGCGCATCGGCACTTGCAAACTCCGCCAGCTTTGGTCCGCCATGGTCCGTCATTCGTCCGTGAACACGATTGCGGAATGACAATTCATCCCTTTCTTACAATAACAAAAAATCACCGAGGACTTGTCCGCGGATAAGAAACGAGACACGCAAATGATGTGACTGGCGGGTGATCACCCTCGACTCTGTTCTTGGTATGCCTAGGGTCTGCGACCAATTCCTAGAGAATCATCACCTCTAGCCTCTAGGTCGTTGGGTGTTTAGGCGCTTTGATAGGACTGGTATTGCAAGATTCTCCCAGCAGGATGCTGACGGGTGAGATAAGATGATGCCAACAAACGTGGGCTAAATCCGAGACCCTTGGTGTCTTGCAGTCCCTGATGCAGCATCATTTTCCCTATGAGTCTTAACTCCGGGGCTACCGAAGGGCCGTCAGACTTGATCTTACTGTACACTCCGCGTATTCAAGTTTGGCTGTGCTTCTTAGCTGGTAAACTTGAGTTGGCGATATTTTATTACGTCTTATTTGGCTAATTAGGCACTTATTCGTTACCTTCTCGGTCAAGTGAGTCATTAAATTGTCATTATCTGACCCTCTCGTGCGTGCAAAATTCTCCATCTCAGTGTTGAGCTGCTGTTGTTTCAACATGAAGATTATGCCAAGTGTTATGCGGGACCACTATGAGGTTAACTGACTTCGGGCCAAGTCTCCGTGTAAGCGAACCCAACAGGACGGATAACCTAGATCCTTGACAAGATATCGACTTACACCGAATCTTCTCATAgtgaacaacaacaacacgTGGCATAAATTGGCTCTATCATCACAACCTATCCTCTTTTGAGATTGCTTATTTGGAAACAGCGTCTTTTATCCGCCTGTTCGGACCAATATTGTCACAGATAGTTTCAGATTCCATCAACGCCACAAACATGCAGCTCATTTTCGGCACAATAACGCTCCATAAGCTAAAACATCGTGCACTTCAGAATGAGTATGAGCAAGGCCCTGTCATTAAGGCTCATTCAGATGTCCGCAGGTATTGGCGAGCGTTTCATTGTTAGCGTCGGAGTCTTGGCTGGTTCAAGCCCAATTGGGCTTACGAGATATCATCATGGAGGGTGTAGGCGCGGACATGTGGTGGAGTCCGCCACTCCGCAGCCTCTTTACTGGCTGGTTGCTTTGTCTTATGCCCGGCCGTTATGCTGACAGCCCATACTATGCGCAGCACTGTGATGCGATATCGTTATGCTTGGGGCGGATTTTGTGCAGGGCCATGAGCTTAACTCCTGGGACCAGAAAAGTCAGACAGTTAGTGAGATGAGATTATCTCATTGTTCTCGTAGGTTATAAAGATAGTCGTATCTCGCTGTCAACCAAAATGTGTCAGTCTTTCAGAGCATCGAGACCAGCTTTCGAGCACTTATACAATATCTACCCCTTTTTCTCAGGGTCAGAAACTTCGATATAAGCTTAATTCAACACGATCTATAGGCTTAAGCTTATAGGTAAACGAAAATCAGACGCCATGTCTGCCGAACCAAAAAAGCTCGAGGTCCCTGCGACCACAGATCGCCCCGAGTCTACAACTTCAACACTTCGAGGAGAGGATGttcaggagaagaaggaggagaaacaggatgaagatgttgaggccGGCACAGTCTCAGGTAACAACGACAgtgatgaggttgacgaagatgaatATCCTACCGGCATTAACATGTTCTTCAttgttcttgctcttgtcATGGCAGtatttctcttctcccttgACTTGGTAAGTCACGCCTCCATCACAAGCCAACATTCAGAGAGCTAATATGGAGGGTGCAATAGACTATTGTGGCAACGGCTATTCCCAAGATCACGGATGAGTTCAAGGGTCTTGACAAGGTCGGATGGTATGGTGCTGCTTTCTTCATGACTGTCGGTGCTTTCCAGTCAACTTGTAAGTCACAAAGCCTTAGCCCCTTTTTCCCCAACTTGTCGCTAACATTATCAAAGGGGGTAAAATATACAAGTACTTCCCCCTGAAGACATccttcatcgtcgccatTCTCATCTTCGAGCTCGGTTCTGTCATCTGCGGTGCCGCTCCCAATGCCGAAGCCCTCATCACTGGTCGAGCCATCGCCGGCGTTGGCGGTGCTGGTCTAGGTGCTGGCGCTTACACCATCATCGGTTTCTCTGCTCCTCCTAAGAAGCGACCTGCTTTCACTGGTATCATTGGCGCCGCCTACGGTATCGCCAGTGTCATTGGACCTCTCCTTGGTGGTGCCTTCACTGACCACGTCTCTTGGCGATGGTGTTTCTACATCAACCTCCCCATCGGAGGACTCTCTGCCggcatcatcttcttgttcttcaagacTCCCCGTGCTGCTATTCCCGTCAAGGCccctcttcttgagaagttccTTCAGATGGACCCCCTTGGAATTGTTCTGATGATGGGCCTCACCATCTCGTATATTCTCGCTGTTCAGTACGGTGGACAGGCTCACGCTTGGGACTCCTCTGTTGTTATCGGTCTGCTCGTTGGATGGGTCGCCATCTCCATCGTCTGGGCCATCTCCTGTTATGTTCAGGGTGAGCGATCCATGATTCCTGTCCGCATCCTCAAGAACCGCACCGTCTGGGTTATGAGCGCCTTTGCTTTCATCTTTGCCGGTTCtttcttcctcgccatctaCTACATCCCCATCTACTTCCAGTCTGTTCACAACGCTTCTCCTACGAGCAGTGGTGTTCGTAACTTGCCTCTTATTCTCGCGGTCACTTTCGCCACTATTATCAGTGGAGGTCTTGTTACTGCTACTGGCTTCTACCAGCCTCTCCTCATCGGCGGTGCTGCCCTTGCGActgttggtgctggtctGCTGTACCTCCTTGATGTTGACACTTCTACTGGAAAGTGGATTGGCTACCAAATCATTGCTGGTGTCGGCTGGGGTGTTGCCTTCCAGATTCCCATGATTGCTGTCCAGGGTACTGTTGACCCCAAGGATCTTGCTTCTGCTACCGGTATTCTTCTATGTAAGTTCTCCCTGCTGGTGTTCGTCGAGAACAAATAGCTAACTGTATATAGTCTTCCAGGGTCTTGGCGGTGCCTACATCGTCTCTGCGGGGCAGGCTGCCTTTGTCAACCAGATGCTCCTCAATATTGGCGAGAATGCTCCTCAAATCAGCAAGGGACGATTGATTCTCACTGGAGCTACCGCTCTTCGTGAATCCTTCAATTCTCAAGAACTTCCTATCGTCATTGACGGTTACATGAAGGGCTTACATATCGTCTTCGCCATGGCTATTGCCTTTACTGGcttctcattcttgatcAGCTTGCTCACTCGCTGGAACAAGCTTAAGCTTGAGAACCTTACTGGCGGTGCCGCTTAGAATTCCCCTCCCTTTGAAGTTTCATTGATGTGATAGAATCGTGGGTATGGAGGGTATAAGCTTGAGAAGACCGCCTTACGGGTCGTGATGGACAATGAATGCCCAAGTTGAGCCTTCGATTTCAACACATAGAATGGTGGCCAGGTTATGATCGGAGCCAAGACAATCTCCTATTTTAGACGTCTCAATAATATAGATAATGTTTTACTTACCTTTGATCGGCCGTTTCCAACACCCAGTATTCTAATGAACACGATATCAGTTCCCCATGTTACGTTTATCATGTTCTTTCCAGATATTTTAAGACTACCTGTCGATATCTACAAAACAGCTTCTAGCCGCCTTCGTCTAAAAGCCAAGAGAAGCGATTGAATATGTTCAAGACTTATCACTCACAACGTGAAGTGATATCTACGATTCATCCAGTcattaataataattacaGAGTCTTGAGTATATGTATTAGAGCCAAACAAATTTGTCGGACTTGATATCCATTGAGTATCACTAACGTAGTCGACGTCGCTTTGCATTGCATTGAAGCAAATGGTGTGGGTACAGGGTAACCGCCTTTCACATTCCCCCGACGACAACTCCAAAAAAGATACCCCTGCCATCTCCAACTCCACCAAGAATTCCGACTCAAACCGTCCTCAAAACTCCGCGGCAGAAACCATCACGAGAGTTTACTGCGCCCACTAACGATGGTATATTTCAGCATTGACTGAaattttctttctttctttatttcTTACCTCTTGAATTTTCGAATTGTCAACACAATGCTTCCTCTACGCTTCCTCCGACATCGCCCGCCCTTTGCGACCTTCATCCGCacggcttcttcttgctcgaCTTCTTCCCGCCTCGAGACCCTGGCCAAGTCTCCGATCCGTGTTCTCCGATCCGTCGAAGCTGTCCGTCGCTGGCGTAACCCTCATGTCGTGAATCACCGATCAGTCGGCCTCGTGCCCACTATGGGCGCTCTTCACGAGGGCCATCTGGCGTTGATACGCGCCGCTGCAAAGGAGAATCATCATGTTGTCGTGAGCATATATGTCAATCCGGCGCAATTTGGCATAAAAGAAGACCTATCATCATATCCAGTCACCTGGGATGAAGACGCAAAGAAGCTGGCTGCACTGGATAGAGAACTTGCAGACGATGGAGGAAACTTGGGTCGCATCTCTGCTGTGTTTGCGCCAACGACACCAGAGATGTACCCCAGCGGCTTTCCAGGCCAGGAAGTTAATAGTAAAGGAAGCTTTGTTACAATCACGCCCGTTGGGGAAGTATTGGAGGGTGCCAGCAGACCAACATTCTTCCGAGGTGTTGCGACAGTGTGCTTAAAGCTATTCAACATTGTCCAGCCCGAGCGTGTGTACTTTGGTCAGAAGGACGTCCAACAAACAGTTGTCATCCGTCGAATGGTTAAGGATTTCATCCTGCCCATGGAGGTTGTCGTTGAACCCACACAACGTGAACTCGATGGCCTTGCTTTGAGTTCTCGGAATGTGTATCTTGGGCCAAGACGAAGAGCTGTCGCTACAGTGCTTCCCCATGCCCTATTTACCGCTGCCGACGTATACAACACTAAGGCTTCGCGCAAGAGAGAAGACATTCTTGGCGCTGCATACAATTTTATCGATGCTACGGCATCCCGCCAATCCACGCTTCCTCCCACAGAACGTGTGCTCTTCGAGGTCGACTACATATCTCTGGCAGATCCAGAAACATTAGTGGAAATCGATGAGGTTGATCCATCGCGCGGAGCTGTTATGAGCGCAGCGATTAAGATGTTACCAGTGGAGCAGGCTCAGAAAGGCGAGGACCTGGGCTTCAGTGGAGGTCCAGCGGTACGTTTGATAGACAATATCATCCTCAAGCCCCAAGAGCCTAAGGATTCATAGACGCTGGTAATATGAGAAATGAAACCTAAAAAGTATACCCGAACAGACCTCGACTGTTCAAAAAACGAGCCTATAACATTGGGCTAGCTAAGGGAGGTAAGAAAACGTAGAACCTCGATCCTAAGCGATATAAAGATTTAAGTAAGTTAGTATAAGTTTAACGTAGCACTTTAGTAAGTTTATCTTAACATCCTATCTCAGGGTCTGAAGTCTTCTTGCTCCAGGGCTAGATAGGAAGCATGCTATTGTATTGACTGGATATATATGCATAAATTCGTATCAGTTGCCAAATGTGTTGTTATAGCTCCACAAGGCCACTCAACCGAAAGGCTGGTCGGGGATGACCCTTCCAAGATATGCTGGACAGGACTTTCCCATGGCTTAAAGATGAGCCCGAGccctctcctctctcttcttcttaacTTGCCTTATACTCTTGCCGAaagcttccttctcttcattGTTTAATCTGCTAGGGGCCTTGCCTTTTCCACTGCGTTCACCTTCCACTGTTTCCTCCCAAAGTTTACGGCCGAGCTCATCGGTAAGTCGGAGCACACGGCTGCTAACCGTGGCGCCATCACGACGGTTTTTGCCTTCACGTCGTGATTTGGCAATCTTCTCGGTAAAGTCCCAAAGTTTGCCTTCCGCTAGCAGCGCGCCAGTCTTGGGATCGCGAGGAGTTCGCCAGGAGGCGTCGAGCTGCACGCGCGGAGGAATTTTGGAGTCTTTTGATTTAACAACGTGGAGGAGTTGGTCTTGTTCGAAGCGTGTGTACGAGTTCTTCAGAGTTTCCTTATTGACAGCTTCAAAATACGAGAGATCACCCTGATGATAAAGTGTCTTGCCGAGCTAGATGTTTTGTGAGCACAGTGAATGATGGGAAACACGACGGCATGACCTAGTGAAACATGTGTATGAAGACTTACCAACTGTGCGCTGTTGTGTGTTTTGCCTTGTTCAATCCAGATCTCTCCATTTTGGCCTAGGGGGGGAGTAAGACCCATAAGAGAGACTGCTGCCAACCAAGTGGCCTCGATGAAAGGCCATATAAGGAAGCAGTAAAAATCGTAGTTCTCTCTTCCAGCCCTTCTCTCCTGGTCCGCAAGACCAACCATTGTGACGTTGCCCTCTGCGTCGCGGTCAATCCTAATAACGTTGTCTGCCTCCAAGCCTCGCAGAGTCCGATCCAGATTGGTGTCAAGACCCTCACTAGAAAAGATGAACTCGCCTCGGAACAGTGACGAAAGAAAGTATACTTGTTCTTTCAGCTCGTCAAACGGCATGTCTTGCATTTGGGGCCCACCTCCCCTCTTAACTCTCGAGTACATTGCTGCACTAACGAGCGCCTCGTAAATGAAGAGATGGATCGTCATGTTGCGATAAAATGATAGCTGGAAGCGGTCGACAGCATAGTATGTAGGCTCAGCAAGACCCTCGACCACGCCAACGAGATCTTTGCCGAGTACCTCAAGACCGCGTTCGATGATTTCGGTAAGAGGTGCATTGCCAAAATGGGCCACGCGCCCACCTTTCGCACGTACACGTTCTGTGAGCCATGTAACTCGCCGTTTCAATTCCTCCTTGCCCACTCCGCGACCACGGAGTGTCAGAAGAACAGTCCCTATCAGTGCTGTAGGCATCACGACAGACACTTCGTTGATATCGCTCAGAACCTGATAGCCCATCGTGCGTAAAAGTTTCTCTCGTACTGCTCGGACCTCTGGACGTTGATGATCAGTATCGAGACCGCGCGGTACGCTGGGCAGTTTTGATAACTGGTCATCCAAGAACTTTCGTAAGCTCCAAGGCTCATGGAACCTGACATCCACGCGACCCAAGCGTAAAGAAAGGACGGAAGATCCACCGCTCAGAAAGTCAGCAAgattctccttcttcttgggcatTCCAAGTAGCTCGGTAACATAACCCTCCGTCTCAATAACTTTATCGTATTGCGTGCTGACAGGGCATATAATAGCATCCTTAACACGCCCGGATAAAATACTATCGAGTACAAAACTAAGAATTCCAAACTTTGGAGGTAGCAACTTCCCTGTACGGGAGCGTCCACCCTCAATGAAGCACTCGAAGTTATAGCCTTCTTGGAGTAGTGTGTCGATGTATGATTGGACTAATGTGGTGTAGAggacatcatcaccaaacgCCCTTCGAATCCACATGGCTCCTGCATGCTGAAGGAATTCGCCCAACACTGGGATGTTCAAGTTATCCCCTGCGACCACGACAGGTAACGTAAGACCTAAGCGGTAGCAGATGAGCTGCAGCGAGACGTAATCAACGTGCGATCGATGACTCGGTAAGAAGATGATgctctgtttcttcttggctgcgACCTCAGCCACCTTGCGCAGGCGCAAAACCTCTTCACTGGAAACATGGATACCTTGATGATATGCGCGCGTCAATAGCTGAGTGGTCAGATAGTAGGCCCCACGAATAAACGCTTTGCTTTCCATCTTGCATATCATATCGTCAGTCCACTTCTCCGCCAGTTCTTGAAGACCTGACTCAATCTCGGTGAGTCGATGGGCTCGTTTGGCGCCATAGTCTTTGCTGTCCCTCGGCAGCATACCCTCGCGCTCTTCAACAGCCACGCGGTGTTCAGCAAGCCGGCTGATTctttgctgaagaagaggagcTGAGAGAAccatgttcttcatgttTTCCGAGAACCCGGAGTAGAAGACAGGCTGGCCAATGATACGGTCGTAGGCTCGCCATCCTTGACCAGATACATATAATGACACTTCGCGAAGGAATCTGGAAGTAGGTTTTGTCAGTTTGCGTCGATATGTTTGAGAAGGGCCAATATGTGCGAGAATGGACCCGGCGACGATGAAGTAGGGCACGTTACTGGAAAGGTTCAGAGCGGAATGAGGCAAACTTGTCCATCAAGGCCTCTTCCTTTCCCTCGGGAATATTCTTGGATGGCGACTCAACATAGCCACTGGGCTGAAGGGTGACTTCATCACCCAAGATCTGAAGGTCTGGCGCTGAATTGGTCGATGCATCGACCGCGTCTTCGTTATGCGACATGGCGGATGCTGGCTTGGAGAAGGCTAAGCTTCTTGAGTAGAGCGCGAGTAATTGATAGTCAACCGTTCTTTCTCATCGCAAGAAAGTGACAGAGTCACGTCACTGTCCGAGGCAGCTTCGGCTATGATGATACAGATAACAAGAGCATTGAATGCACTGCAGC
This genomic window contains:
- a CDS encoding acetyltransferase encodes the protein MSHNEDAVDASTNSAPDLQILGDEVTLQPSGYVESPSKNIPEGKEEALMDKFASFRSEPFQFLREVSLYVSGQGWRAYDRIIGQPVFYSGFSENMKNMVLSAPLLQQRISRLAEHRVAVEEREGMLPRDSKDYGAKRAHRLTEIESGLQELAEKWTDDMICKMESKAFIRGAYYLTTQLLTRAYHQGIHVSSEEVLRLRKVAEVAAKKKQSIIFLPSHRSHVDYVSLQLICYRLGLTLPVVVAGDNLNIPVLGEFLQHAGAMWIRRAFGDDVLYTTLVQSYIDTLLQEGYNFECFIEGGRSRTGKLLPPKFGILSFVLDSILSGRVKDAIICPVSTQYDKVIETEGYVTELLGMPKKKENLADFLSGGSSVLSLRLGRVDVRFHEPWSLRKFLDDQLSKLPSVPRGLDTDHQRPEVRAVREKLLRTMGYQVLSDINEVSVVMPTALIGTVLLTLRGRGVGKEELKRRVTWLTERVRAKGGRVAHFGNAPLTEIIERGLEVLGKDLVGVVEGLAEPTYYAVDRFQLSFYRNMTIHLFIYEALVSAAMYSRVKRGGGPQMQDMPFDELKEQVYFLSSLFRGEFIFSSEGLDTNLDRTLRGLEADNVIRIDRDAEGNVTMVGLADQERRAGRENYDFYCFLIWPFIEATWLAAVSLMGLTPPLGQNGEIWIEQGKTHNSAQLLGKTLYHQGDLSYFEAVNKETLKNSYTRFEQDQLLHVVKSKDSKIPPRVQLDASWRTPRDPKTGALLAEGKLWDFTEKIAKSRREGKNRRDGATVSSRVLRLTDELGRKLWEETVEGERSGKGKAPSRLNNEEKEAFGKSIRQVKKKREERARAHL
- a CDS encoding acetyltransferase; the encoded protein is MKNMVLSAPLLQQRISRLAEHRVAVEEREGMLPRDSKDYGAKRAHRLTEIESGLQELAEKWTDDMICKMESKAFIRGAYYLTTQLLTRAYHQGIHVSSEEVLRLRKVAEVAAKKKQSIIFLPSHRSHVDYVSLQLICYRLGLTLPVVVAGDNLNIPVLGEFLQHAGAMWIRRAFGDDVLYTTLVQSYIDTLLQEGYNFECFIEGGRSRTGKLLPPKFGILSFVLDSILSGRVKDAIICPVSTQYDKVIETEGYVTELLGMPKKKENLADFLSGGSSVLSLRLGRVDVRFHEPWSLRKFLDDQLSKLPSVPRGLDTDHQRPEVRAVREKLLRTMGYQVLSDINEVSVVMPTALIGTVLLTLRGRGVGKEELKRRVTWLTERVRAKGGRVAHFGNAPLTEIIERGLEVLGKDLVGVVEGLAEPTYYAVDRFQLSFYRNMTIHLFIYEALVSAAMYSRVKRGGGPQMQDMPFDELKEQVYFLSSLFRGEFIFSSEGLDTNLDRTLRGLEADNVIRIDRDAEGNVTMVGLADQERRAGRENYDFYCFLIWPFIEATWLAAVSLMGLTPPLGQNGEIWIEQGKTHNSAQLLGKTLYHQGDLSYFEAVNKETLKNSYTRFEQDQLLHVVKSKDSKIPPRVQLDASWRTPRDPKTGALLAEGKLWDFTEKIAKSRREGKNRRDGATVSSRVLRLTDELGRKLWEETVEGERSGKGKAPSRLNNEEKEAFGKSIRQVKKKREERARAHL
- a CDS encoding pantoate-beta-alanine ligase, which produces MLPLRFLRHRPPFATFIRTASSCSTSSRLETLAKSPIRVLRSVEAVRRWRNPHVVNHRSVGLVPTMGALHEGHLALIRAAAKENHHVVVSIYVNPAQFGIKEDLSSYPVTWDEDAKKLAALDRELADDGGNLGRISAVFAPTTPEMYPSGFPGQEVNSKGSFVTITPVGEVLEGASRPTFFRGVATVCLKLFNIVQPERVYFGQKDVQQTVVIRRMVKDFILPMEVVVEPTQRELDGLALSSRNVYLGPRRRAVATVLPHALFTAADVYNTKASRKREDILGAAYNFIDATASRQSTLPPTERVLFEVDYISLADPETLVEIDEVDPSRGAVMSAAIKMLPVEQAQKGEDLGFSGGPAVRLIDNIILKPQEPKDS